In one window of Dokdonia sp. PRO95 DNA:
- a CDS encoding PLP-dependent transferase, with protein sequence MLHYIKEVLDNMPNDWIGLTTHRLDIYNEQLAKSEFLDEFEALYNEKNATTAALANLPTAYDYIRLGHPLSSILEWSVARLLDLEADSVISFDSITVPVLAVLRKNLLDGKKTQINYTGKLPSIFDAEALRKVYGYHFELNQVDGPEDISAFDGSTVYLSQEDQIKAEPIANSVDFHVSVYENIGSLLVINGEKNVHYVSDIQHVRRRETIAMTPSNSLVALKSLVNNASIDYTAGDVAKDKARVHELIKEVNGTDTEPLVASSGLSIQYAIMMGLVDDAINKHPGKAIKFIVPPNCYGGTNDQARRVAACLDNVEVVDLPVDGDNDMVQSVDTVLTKIAAEDAVPYIIAEIPTNPRVEVPDLLQLKEALSKKRTTPTGATAIDPVFILDQTFCPNVHFLGEDKILSTVRTISYASGSKFPSGGKCTAGYCVVNNKAEDLIKSISFHLELCDNEATDLQYEILAAQLPSMNERIAAAYVNTREFVTFIEKELPDAKINFVSEELAAQGFTPSVFSLDLPTKGTNDIEREQYKRALNLKLINLMITEIPNESKFCVSYGQLKGCYWTIPATSTQGTTKEGDKDYIVRASLSPDLDLDLHKKVFLDFVKSI encoded by the coding sequence ATGTTACACTACATCAAAGAAGTACTCGATAATATGCCCAACGACTGGATAGGCCTCACCACCCATCGATTGGATATTTATAATGAACAGCTTGCAAAATCTGAGTTTTTAGATGAATTTGAAGCTTTATACAATGAGAAAAATGCAACTACTGCTGCTCTAGCAAATCTTCCTACTGCTTATGATTACATAAGGTTAGGCCACCCACTTTCTAGTATTCTAGAATGGAGCGTTGCGAGATTACTAGACCTTGAAGCAGATAGTGTTATTAGCTTTGATTCTATAACCGTTCCAGTACTTGCCGTGCTGAGAAAGAATTTATTAGACGGTAAAAAGACACAAATCAACTATACGGGAAAGCTTCCTTCGATTTTTGATGCAGAAGCCTTGAGAAAAGTTTACGGATACCACTTTGAACTTAATCAAGTGGACGGCCCAGAAGATATTTCGGCTTTTGACGGGAGTACTGTTTATCTCTCGCAAGAGGACCAAATAAAGGCAGAACCTATAGCAAACAGCGTTGATTTTCACGTAAGTGTATATGAAAATATAGGTAGTCTACTCGTTATTAATGGTGAGAAGAACGTACACTATGTTTCAGATATCCAACATGTGCGCAGAAGGGAGACTATCGCCATGACACCTTCAAATTCTTTAGTAGCATTAAAATCCTTGGTAAACAATGCTTCTATAGATTACACAGCTGGTGATGTGGCAAAAGACAAAGCGCGTGTACATGAACTCATTAAAGAAGTAAATGGAACCGATACAGAGCCTCTAGTGGCTTCTAGCGGACTTTCTATACAATATGCTATCATGATGGGATTAGTAGACGATGCTATCAATAAACACCCTGGAAAGGCGATTAAATTTATTGTCCCTCCTAACTGTTATGGAGGTACAAATGATCAGGCTAGACGTGTTGCTGCTTGCCTTGATAATGTAGAAGTAGTAGATCTACCGGTAGATGGTGATAATGATATGGTGCAAAGCGTAGATACTGTGCTTACCAAAATAGCTGCAGAGGACGCAGTACCCTATATTATTGCAGAAATACCGACGAACCCAAGAGTAGAAGTTCCAGATCTCTTACAACTAAAAGAGGCGCTTAGTAAAAAACGCACTACCCCTACTGGAGCAACGGCAATAGACCCTGTTTTTATTCTTGACCAAACGTTTTGCCCTAATGTTCATTTCTTAGGAGAAGATAAGATACTATCTACCGTGCGCACTATTTCCTATGCCAGCGGATCAAAATTTCCAAGTGGTGGTAAATGTACTGCAGGCTATTGCGTGGTAAACAATAAAGCAGAAGACCTCATTAAGAGCATCTCTTTTCACCTTGAGCTTTGTGATAACGAGGCGACAGATTTACAATATGAGATTCTAGCCGCACAATTACCTTCTATGAACGAGCGCATAGCCGCAGCTTATGTAAATACGCGTGAGTTTGTGACCTTTATAGAAAAAGAACTTCCTGATGCAAAAATTAATTTTGTATCAGAAGAGCTAGCAGCACAAGGATTTACTCCTTCTGTATTTTCTCTGGACTTACCAACTAAAGGAACCAATGATATAGAAAGAGAGCAATATAAAAGAGCTCTTAATCTTAAACTCATTAACTTAATGATTACAGAGATTCCTAATGAAAGTAAGTTTTGTGTAAGCTACGGCCAGCTCAAAGGCTGTTACTGGACAATTCCAGCGACATCCACACAAGGAACTACAAAGGAAGGTGATAAAGATTACATCGTGAGAGCTTCTCTCTCGCCAGATTTAGATCTCGATCTACATAAAAAGGTATTTTTAGATTTTGTAAAATCTATATAA
- a CDS encoding peroxiredoxin, producing the protein MALKLGDRAPGFTLKNQDNEAVVVDELIGKVPMVIYFYPKNFTPGCTAQACSFRDQYQDFTDAGAKVFGISADSVESHKRFRAKHNLPFDTLSDASNKVRKKYGVKNELLGLLPGRETFVIDASGIIKMRFNSMMAAKHIPKALAVIKGL; encoded by the coding sequence ATGGCATTAAAATTAGGAGATAGAGCACCTGGTTTTACACTAAAAAATCAAGATAACGAGGCAGTTGTAGTAGACGAATTGATAGGGAAGGTACCTATGGTCATTTATTTCTACCCTAAAAATTTTACACCTGGATGTACTGCTCAGGCTTGTAGCTTTAGAGATCAATACCAAGATTTTACAGATGCAGGAGCAAAAGTATTCGGTATAAGTGCAGATAGTGTAGAGAGCCATAAACGCTTTAGAGCAAAACATAATTTGCCATTTGACACGCTTTCAGACGCCAGTAATAAGGTGCGTAAAAAATATGGTGTTAAGAATGAACTATTAGGACTGTTGCCTGGTAGAGAAACTTTCGTAATAGACGCAAGCGGAATTATAAAGATGCGTTTCAACAGTATGATGGCTGCAAAGCATATACCTAAAGCGCTTGCAGTTATTAAAGGATTGTAA
- a CDS encoding 6-carboxytetrahydropterin synthase: MRITAHRKAHFNAAHRLYREDWDDAKNMQIFGKCSNPNFHGHNYDLTVSVSGEIDTETGFLIDLKILKDIIKAEVEDYLDHKNLNLEVPEFKKLNPTAENIAVVIHNRIKAVLEDNFDLEVTLYETPRNFVTYKGE; this comes from the coding sequence ATGAGAATAACAGCACATAGAAAGGCGCATTTTAATGCTGCTCATAGATTATATAGAGAAGACTGGGACGACGCAAAAAATATGCAAATATTTGGGAAATGTAGTAATCCCAATTTCCACGGTCATAATTATGATCTCACCGTTAGTGTAAGTGGAGAAATAGACACTGAAACGGGATTTCTCATTGACTTAAAAATTCTAAAAGATATTATTAAAGCAGAGGTAGAGGATTACTTAGATCACAAAAATCTCAATCTCGAAGTTCCAGAATTTAAAAAGCTCAATCCTACTGCAGAAAATATAGCTGTTGTTATTCATAATCGTATAAAAGCTGTTCTAGAAGATAATTTTGATTTAGAAGTCACATTATATGAGACACCGCGTAACTTTGTAACTTATAAAGGCGAATAA
- the idi gene encoding isopentenyl-diphosphate Delta-isomerase, with the protein MKEELVILVDENDNQIGLMPKMEAHEKAVLHRAFSVFVFNNKNELMLQQRALHKYHSPGLWTNTCCSHQREGESNVDAGMRRLQEEMGFSVPLEETISFIYKAPFDNGLTEHELDHILIGHSEQSPVINEDEVAAWKWMDLEDVKTDIANHPELYTEWFKIIFDKFYTHIKR; encoded by the coding sequence ATGAAAGAAGAATTAGTCATCCTTGTGGATGAAAATGACAATCAAATAGGGCTTATGCCCAAAATGGAAGCTCATGAAAAGGCTGTATTACATAGAGCTTTTTCAGTGTTTGTTTTTAACAATAAGAACGAACTTATGTTACAACAACGAGCATTACATAAATACCACAGCCCTGGTCTTTGGACAAATACCTGTTGTAGTCATCAACGTGAAGGTGAAAGCAATGTGGATGCTGGTATGCGACGTTTACAAGAGGAAATGGGATTTTCGGTCCCATTAGAAGAGACCATCTCTTTTATTTACAAAGCTCCATTTGACAATGGCCTTACAGAGCATGAACTAGATCATATTCTTATAGGTCACTCTGAGCAATCGCCAGTCATCAATGAAGATGAAGTAGCGGCTTGGAAATGGATGGATCTAGAAGATGTGAAAACTGATATCGCAAATCATCCAGAACTATATACGGAGTGGTTTAAAATCATATTTGATAAATTCTATACCCACATTAAGAGATGA